GGTCTGGCTGTGACGCCAGCCCATCACCACCACACGCCGCGCGCGGGCGATAGCGCTGACCGCATCCTGCAACTGGCTACTCTCCAGCGTGCGATAGCTGTTCACCAGGTTGGCGATCTCTTTTTCCAGATGCTGCTGCATGATGCTGTCGAGCGGTGAGGCGCTGGGGGCGGCTTGCAGGTAGAGCGGTGAACCGCTGCTTTGCATATCGCGCGCCTGACGGCGGGCGGCTTCGTAGCTTTCATAGCCGAGATGGCGGAAAAAACGCGTGGTGGTGGCTTTGGAAACCCCGGCGCTGTGCGCCAGTTCAGTGGCGGTGTTCATGGCAAGCTGGCCTGGTGCCGCCAGTAATACGTCGGCCAGCCGTTGTTCGTGGCTGGAGAGTTGTTCCCAGTGCTGACGAATCCGGCCTTCCAACGATGCCGTTTTTGCACTCATGGTGAATCCCTGAAAATAAAAAAACCATCCTGCACAGAGCGTGCCGGGTTGTCATCAGGATTTTTTATTTGGGGGACATCTTCGTGCTGATACCCTCACCCCGGCCCTCTCCCATAAGGGAGAGGGGGATAGGTATCGCACGAAAAGTCCCCTCTCCCATAAGGGAGAGGGGGATAGGTATCGCACGAAAAATCCCCTCTCCCGCTAGCGGGAGAGGGTTAGGGTGAGGGCCAGTCCGCTCGTTTACTTAGACGGACGCAGTGCCGGGAACAGGATCACGTCACGAATGGTGTGGCTGTTGGTAAACAACATCACCATACGGTCGATACCAATACCCAGACCGGCCGTAGGCGGCAGGCCATGTTCCAGCGCGGTGACGTAGTCTTCGTCGTAGAACATCGCTTCGTCGTCACCGGCATCTTTGGCGTTCACCTGTTGCAGGAAACGCTCGGCCTGATCTTCCGCATCATTCAGCTCGGAGAAACCGTTACCGATTTCACGACCACCGATGAAGAATTCAAAGCGGTCAGTGATTT
The DNA window shown above is from Pantoea sp. At-9b and carries:
- a CDS encoding MurR/RpiR family transcriptional regulator, whose product is MSAKTASLEGRIRQHWEQLSSHEQRLADVLLAAPGQLAMNTATELAHSAGVSKATTTRFFRHLGYESYEAARRQARDMQSSGSPLYLQAAPSASPLDSIMQQHLEKEIANLVNSYRTLESSQLQDAVSAIARARRVVVMGWRHSQTIAQLIYRDLIHVHPDVRLLPRPGDSLAEHLASLNAQDVVICVGLRRRMPALEAAMNALAERQVPMLYLADVLSGKPARHAQWVVRCHTDSSLIFDSTAALSGVCNLLCSLVAREMGKTSNDYLAQVEALHQSLDELE